In Rahnella variigena, one DNA window encodes the following:
- a CDS encoding 3-ketoacyl-ACP reductase FabG2 has protein sequence MTRSVLVTGASKGIGKAVACRLAGDGFLIVIHYHSDKAGAENTLQQITENGGSGRIVQFDISNRQQCRDVIEADIEAHGAYYGVINNAGITRDAAFPALTDEDWDGVVHTNLDSFYNVLHPCVMPMIGLRQGGRIIALSSVSGITGNRGQVNYSAAKAGIIGACKALSLELAKRKITVNCIAPGLIDTGMLDMEQPALDAAMSMIPLKRMGRAEEVAGLASYLMSDIAGYVTRQVISINGGMV, from the coding sequence ATGACGCGTTCGGTATTAGTGACCGGTGCCAGCAAGGGGATCGGCAAAGCCGTTGCCTGCCGGCTGGCAGGCGATGGCTTTTTGATAGTCATTCACTACCACAGCGATAAAGCAGGTGCAGAAAACACCCTGCAACAGATAACTGAAAATGGCGGTAGCGGTCGCATTGTGCAGTTCGACATCAGCAACCGCCAGCAGTGCCGCGACGTGATAGAAGCGGACATAGAAGCGCATGGTGCGTATTACGGTGTAATTAATAACGCCGGCATCACCCGCGACGCGGCGTTTCCGGCGCTGACTGACGAAGACTGGGACGGCGTAGTCCACACCAATCTCGACAGCTTCTACAATGTTTTACACCCTTGCGTAATGCCGATGATCGGCCTGCGTCAGGGCGGGCGCATTATCGCACTTTCCTCGGTTTCCGGTATCACGGGCAACCGCGGTCAGGTCAATTACAGTGCCGCCAAAGCCGGGATTATCGGAGCCTGCAAAGCGCTGTCGCTGGAGCTGGCGAAACGCAAAATCACCGTCAACTGTATTGCGCCGGGGCTGATCGACACCGGTATGCTCGACATGGAACAGCCGGCGCTGGATGCTGCCATGAGCATGATCCCACTTAAACGTATGGGACGTGCCGAAGAAGTCGCCGGGCTGGCGAGCTATCTGATGTCGGATATCGCGGGCTATGTGACACGCCAGGTAATCTCCATCAACGGAGGCATGGTATGA
- a CDS encoding beta-ketoacyl-ACP synthase, which translates to MSHRVVITGMKGVTAFGNHWDEVSARLQQGKNAVRHMDEWLIYQGLNTHLGAPVDDFVLPAHYTRKRIRSMGRVSLLSTRAVELALEQAGLLEDPVLTDGETGIAFGSSTGSTGPVSEFATMLTEKHTNNITGTTYVQMMPHTTAVNAGLFFGLKGRVIPTSSACTSGSQAIGYAYEAIKHGYQTVMVAGGAEELCPSEAAVFDTLFATSQQNDHPELSPRPFDTQRDGLVIGEGAGALILESLEHAQARGAKIYAEIVGFATNCDAAHITQPQQSTMQICIEKALKNAGIPASEIGYISAHGTATDRGDIAESHATAAIFGDQTPISSLKSYFGHTLGACGALEAWMSLEMMREDRFVPTINLTQPDPLCGELDYIMGESRHIQTEFIQSNNFAFGGINTSLVFRRWP; encoded by the coding sequence ATGAGTCATCGTGTAGTGATCACCGGCATGAAAGGGGTTACGGCATTCGGCAACCACTGGGACGAGGTTTCTGCCCGTCTGCAGCAGGGTAAAAATGCCGTTCGTCATATGGATGAATGGTTGATCTACCAGGGGCTGAACACTCATCTGGGCGCACCGGTGGATGATTTTGTGTTGCCTGCGCATTACACCCGCAAACGTATCCGGTCGATGGGGCGCGTCTCGTTACTTTCAACGCGTGCAGTGGAACTGGCGCTGGAACAGGCCGGTTTGCTGGAGGACCCGGTTCTGACCGATGGCGAGACCGGCATTGCGTTCGGATCATCGACCGGCAGCACCGGTCCGGTGAGTGAATTCGCCACCATGCTGACGGAGAAGCACACCAACAACATCACCGGCACGACGTATGTGCAGATGATGCCGCACACCACGGCCGTGAATGCAGGGTTGTTCTTCGGGCTGAAAGGGCGCGTTATTCCGACGTCCAGCGCCTGTACCTCCGGCAGTCAGGCCATCGGTTATGCCTATGAAGCGATCAAACACGGTTACCAGACTGTGATGGTGGCGGGCGGTGCGGAAGAACTCTGTCCGTCTGAAGCGGCTGTTTTTGACACGCTGTTCGCCACCAGCCAGCAGAATGATCACCCTGAACTTTCGCCACGTCCGTTTGACACACAGCGTGACGGTCTGGTCATTGGCGAAGGCGCCGGGGCGCTTATTCTTGAGTCGCTCGAACATGCACAGGCGCGGGGCGCGAAAATTTACGCTGAAATCGTCGGATTCGCCACCAACTGCGACGCGGCGCATATTACCCAGCCGCAGCAATCCACCATGCAGATTTGTATCGAAAAAGCGCTGAAAAATGCCGGTATTCCTGCTTCTGAAATTGGCTATATCAGTGCGCATGGCACGGCAACGGATCGCGGCGATATCGCGGAAAGTCACGCAACTGCCGCCATATTTGGTGATCAGACGCCTATTTCATCGCTGAAAAGTTACTTCGGCCATACGCTCGGAGCCTGTGGTGCGCTGGAAGCGTGGATGTCGCTGGAAATGATGCGTGAAGACCGGTTTGTGCCGACCATCAACCTGACGCAGCCGGATCCGCTTTGCGGCGAACTGGACTACATCATGGGGGAATCGCGCCATATTCAGACTGAATTTATTCAGTCGAATAACTTTGCATTCGGCGGGATCAATACCTCTTTAGTTTTCCGTCGCTGGCCGTAA
- a CDS encoding ApeP family dehydratase has translation MNALNAADYLPHESPMVLLENIIDVTEETALCSVVVSENGVLAPFLNARGALPAWYAIELIAQTIGVWSGWHGAQSGLSPQVGMLLGGRAIKCSVPEFAAGSELRISVAMVLRDEKLASFEGVICIKREQDNLQVAQGRLNTYQPDKDELIKLTQGKLE, from the coding sequence ATGAATGCCTTAAACGCAGCAGATTATTTACCGCATGAATCGCCGATGGTGTTGCTGGAAAACATCATCGACGTGACAGAAGAAACGGCGTTGTGCAGCGTCGTGGTTTCAGAAAACGGCGTGCTGGCACCGTTTCTTAATGCCCGTGGTGCGTTGCCCGCGTGGTACGCCATTGAGCTCATCGCGCAAACTATTGGCGTATGGAGTGGCTGGCACGGCGCGCAGAGCGGGTTATCGCCGCAGGTGGGCATGCTGCTGGGCGGCAGGGCGATAAAATGCAGCGTGCCGGAATTTGCAGCAGGCAGTGAATTACGGATAAGCGTGGCGATGGTATTGCGCGACGAAAAACTCGCCAGCTTTGAAGGCGTTATCTGCATTAAACGAGAACAAGACAACCTTCAGGTTGCACAGGGAAGGCTGAATACGTACCAGCCAGACAAGGATGAATTGATTAAATTGACACAGGGGAAACTGGAATGA